The Vescimonas coprocola genome includes a window with the following:
- a CDS encoding 5-bromo-4-chloroindolyl phosphate hydrolysis family protein, with translation MKKIVHKSAAPIYAAAVVWVLYALLLPLYKPGHFIMAAAASVVVFLIARIFCKDVVEEVEEKPQPTGNPELDKMISDGELAIREMKRLNDSIKDETISRQIDRLEEVSNKIFDCVKADPKKLPQIRKFMNYYLPTTLKLLNAYDRMSSQGVEGQNISGTMERVESMMSTIVTAFERQLDSLFGDQALDISTDITVLENMMAREGLSDDPIHQTQKETPAAEEKESGEDGDGIQLEL, from the coding sequence ATGAAAAAGATCGTGCATAAATCGGCTGCGCCCATATACGCAGCGGCGGTGGTGTGGGTGCTGTATGCCCTGCTGCTGCCCCTGTACAAGCCGGGCCACTTTATCATGGCGGCTGCGGCGTCGGTAGTGGTATTTCTCATCGCCCGCATCTTCTGCAAGGACGTTGTGGAGGAGGTGGAGGAGAAGCCCCAGCCCACCGGTAACCCGGAGCTGGACAAGATGATCTCCGACGGTGAGCTGGCCATCCGGGAGATGAAGCGCCTCAACGACAGCATCAAGGACGAGACCATCAGCCGGCAGATCGACCGGCTGGAGGAGGTCTCCAACAAAATCTTCGACTGTGTTAAGGCAGATCCCAAGAAGCTGCCGCAGATCCGTAAATTCATGAACTACTACCTGCCTACCACGCTGAAGCTCCTCAACGCCTATGACCGCATGAGCAGTCAGGGCGTGGAGGGTCAGAACATCAGCGGCACCATGGAGCGGGTGGAGAGCATGATGAGCACCATTGTCACTGCCTTTGAACGGCAGCTGGACAGTCTCTTTGGGGATCAGGCGCTGGATATCTCCACGGATATCACGGTGCTGGAGAACATGATGGCCCGTGAGGGACTCAGCGACGACCCCATCCACCAGACCCAGAAGGAGACTCCGGCGGCGGAGGAGAAGGAGAGCGGCGAGGACGGCGACGGCATCCAGCTGGAGCTGTAA
- a CDS encoding MBL fold metallo-hydrolase, producing the protein MYITWLGHSCFRLESAGYGLVIDPYRVVAGYPPLRVEANAVYISHHHFDHDCLEAVTLLPGGENPFTVETFSTFHDDCQGALRGDNTVHIFRAEGMTVVHLGDLGCALTAAQEEKISGCDALMLPVGGTYTIDAAAAAELVRRLHPRLVLPMHFRRGEQGFPELTTLEDFLSRLPEQPVHRLTGETLDLTSKGTSGVVIFPRR; encoded by the coding sequence ATGTACATTACATGGTTGGGCCACAGCTGCTTTCGGCTGGAGTCGGCGGGCTACGGGCTGGTCATTGATCCCTATCGGGTTGTGGCGGGCTATCCGCCGCTGCGGGTGGAGGCCAACGCCGTTTATATCAGCCACCACCACTTTGACCACGACTGTCTGGAGGCGGTGACACTGCTGCCCGGCGGGGAAAATCCCTTTACGGTGGAGACGTTCTCTACCTTCCATGACGACTGTCAGGGCGCTCTCCGGGGCGATAACACCGTTCATATCTTCCGGGCGGAGGGCATGACCGTGGTACATCTGGGGGACTTGGGCTGCGCCCTGACAGCGGCGCAGGAGGAGAAAATTTCGGGCTGCGATGCGCTGATGCTGCCGGTGGGCGGCACCTATACCATCGATGCCGCTGCGGCGGCGGAGCTGGTGCGTCGGCTGCACCCCCGACTGGTGCTGCCCATGCATTTCCGGAGAGGGGAGCAGGGCTTCCCGGAGCTGACCACGCTGGAGGACTTTCTCTCCCGCCTCCCGGAGCAGCCGGTACACCGACTGACGGGAGAGACGCTGGATCTGACGTCCAAAGGGACGTCGGGTGTTGTGATCTTCCCCCGTCGGTAA
- a CDS encoding alpha-hydroxy-acid oxidizing protein, producing the protein MEYQEVLQNARTCMGPYCKACSVCNGQACKNTIPGPGAKGSGTGFARNYQKWQELRVNLDTIGENRPADTSFDFFGHRLALPVMAAPVGAMQLHYGDKYDDLTYNRLLLAACAKAGIVAFTGDGVDPAVMEGATQAIRAQQGCGVPTVKPWDRETLMQKLDLALTADPMAIAMDIDAAGLPFLRNRMPPAGSKTVAELREVAEYARKPFILKGIMTVRGAEKAVEAGASAIVVSNHGGRVLDQCPATAEVLPAIADAVGDQVMVLVDGGIRTGLDVFKALALGADGVLIGRPFVTMVYGGGEEGVAAYVRKLTDELSDTMAMCGAHSLKEINREMLWQG; encoded by the coding sequence ATGGAATATCAGGAAGTTTTGCAAAACGCCCGCACCTGTATGGGACCCTACTGCAAGGCGTGCTCCGTATGCAACGGTCAGGCGTGTAAGAATACCATCCCCGGCCCAGGCGCCAAAGGCTCCGGCACCGGCTTTGCCCGGAACTACCAGAAGTGGCAGGAGCTGCGGGTGAATCTGGATACCATCGGGGAAAACCGTCCCGCCGACACGTCCTTCGACTTCTTCGGCCACCGGCTGGCCCTGCCGGTGATGGCGGCTCCTGTGGGAGCCATGCAGCTGCACTACGGAGATAAGTACGACGATCTGACCTATAACCGGTTGCTGCTGGCGGCCTGTGCTAAGGCGGGCATCGTGGCCTTCACCGGCGACGGCGTGGACCCGGCGGTGATGGAGGGCGCCACGCAGGCCATCCGGGCCCAGCAGGGCTGCGGTGTGCCTACGGTGAAGCCCTGGGACCGGGAGACCCTGATGCAGAAGCTGGACTTGGCCCTGACCGCCGATCCCATGGCCATTGCCATGGACATCGATGCCGCCGGTCTGCCCTTCCTCCGCAACCGGATGCCGCCTGCCGGCAGCAAGACCGTGGCGGAGCTGCGGGAGGTGGCGGAGTACGCCCGAAAGCCCTTTATCCTCAAGGGCATCATGACCGTCCGTGGGGCGGAGAAGGCGGTGGAGGCCGGGGCCTCCGCCATCGTGGTGTCCAACCACGGCGGCCGGGTGCTGGATCAGTGTCCCGCCACGGCGGAGGTGCTGCCCGCCATTGCCGACGCCGTGGGCGACCAGGTCATGGTGCTGGTGGACGGCGGCATCCGCACAGGGCTGGATGTGTTCAAGGCGCTGGCGCTGGGAGCGGACGGCGTTCTCATTGGCCGTCCCTTCGTCACCATGGTCTATGGCGGCGGCGAGGAGGGCGTGGCAGCCTACGTCCGCAAGCTGACGGATGAGCTGTCGGATACCATGGCCATGTGCGGCGCCCACAGCCTGAAGGAGATCAACCGGGAGATGCTCTGGCAGGGCTGA
- a CDS encoding CCA tRNA nucleotidyltransferase produces MTRDRETARRIAQEVRPLGGSVYYVGGCVRDRLLGRESKDLDIEVHGVTPQQLEIVLDRMGGRRTVGASFGVYGLAGCGLDIAMPRREAAVGRGHRDFTVEVDPWLGPERAARRRDFTVNALMEDVLTGQVLDFFGGREDLRRGLLRHVDDHSFPEDPLRVLRGAQFAARFGFTVAEETVALCRTMDLSALSRERVEGELQKALLQAPRPSIFFRTLDIMHQLRPWFTEVQRLQGVPQPPRYHGEGDVWEHTMAVLDTAAELRPQAAQPMALMLAALAHDFGKVTATTESGGVIHAYGHEEAGLPPAEDFLRRVIGEKALHRCVKNLVALHMKPNAMAQSGASVKSTNRLLDAAIEPEDLILLALADHRGSRCDPPRPDPEPFLRQRLEVYRATMARPMVTGSDLISAGLTPDRDFSQLLAYARKLHLAGLDREAALRQTLAYARKLSKKHQKEG; encoded by the coding sequence ATGACACGGGACCGTGAGACGGCCCGCCGCATCGCACAGGAGGTGCGGCCGCTGGGCGGCAGCGTCTACTATGTGGGCGGCTGCGTCCGGGACCGCCTGCTGGGCCGGGAGAGCAAGGATCTGGATATCGAGGTCCACGGCGTCACCCCCCAGCAGCTGGAGATCGTGCTGGACCGGATGGGCGGTCGTCGGACGGTGGGGGCCAGCTTTGGCGTCTACGGACTGGCAGGCTGCGGACTGGACATCGCCATGCCACGGCGGGAGGCTGCCGTGGGTCGGGGGCACCGGGACTTCACCGTGGAGGTGGACCCGTGGCTGGGGCCGGAGAGAGCCGCCCGCCGCCGGGATTTCACCGTCAACGCCCTGATGGAGGATGTGCTCACCGGTCAGGTGCTGGACTTCTTCGGCGGCCGGGAGGATCTCCGCCGGGGCCTCCTGCGCCATGTGGATGACCACTCCTTTCCGGAGGATCCCCTGCGGGTGCTGCGGGGAGCGCAGTTCGCCGCCCGCTTCGGCTTCACCGTGGCGGAGGAGACGGTGGCCTTGTGCCGCACCATGGATCTGTCGGCCCTGTCTCGTGAACGGGTGGAGGGGGAGCTGCAAAAGGCCCTCCTGCAGGCGCCCCGCCCTTCCATCTTCTTCCGCACACTGGATATCATGCACCAGCTGCGCCCGTGGTTCACGGAGGTGCAGCGCTTACAGGGCGTCCCCCAGCCGCCCCGCTACCACGGGGAGGGGGATGTGTGGGAGCACACCATGGCGGTGCTGGATACCGCCGCCGAGCTGCGGCCCCAAGCAGCCCAGCCCATGGCCCTGATGCTGGCGGCACTGGCCCACGACTTCGGCAAGGTCACCGCCACCACGGAGTCCGGCGGCGTCATCCACGCTTACGGCCACGAGGAGGCGGGTCTGCCGCCGGCGGAGGACTTCCTGCGCCGGGTGATCGGGGAGAAAGCTCTCCACCGGTGCGTGAAAAATCTGGTGGCCCTGCACATGAAGCCCAACGCCATGGCGCAGAGCGGGGCCTCCGTCAAGTCCACCAACCGTCTGCTGGACGCCGCCATAGAGCCGGAGGACCTGATCCTGCTGGCGCTGGCGGATCACCGTGGCTCCCGGTGCGACCCGCCCCGTCCGGACCCGGAACCCTTCCTGCGGCAGCGGCTGGAGGTCTACCGGGCCACCATGGCCCGCCCTATGGTCACCGGCAGCGACCTGATCTCCGCCGGACTGACCCCGGATCGGGACTTCTCCCAGCTGCTGGCCTACGCCCGCAAGCTCCATCTGGCGGGGCTCGACCGGGAGGCAGCCCTGCGGCAAACGCTGGCCTACGCCCGCAAGCTTTCAAAAAAGCATCAAAAAGAAGGCTGA
- a CDS encoding toxic anion resistance protein: MTDNMMPELTLEPTAAAEAVPQLTLEPTAPEVPEPEEKKIEPVEMDEKLLTDEEKKAVEEFSHKIDVRDTNMILQYGAAAQKSVAGFSESALNNVRSKDLGEIGQDLSRLVVELKGFGDGEEKKGLMGLFKKAGNRLESMKAQYGKVEANVEKIAQSLEQHQITLLKDVAMFDQMYELNLKYYKELTMYILAGKKRLEEVRSGELEELRKKAEQSGTAEDAQAYNDLVNLCNRFEKKIHDLELTRMVSVQMGPQTRLLQNNDTLMIEKIQSSLVNTIPLWKSQMVLALGLEHSRQATAAQSAVTEMTNELLKKNADTLKMGTIATAKEAERSIVDIETLQHTNQQLIESLDEVARIQQEGAAKRKEAEAQLGRIEGELKQKLLELRG, translated from the coding sequence ATGACAGACAACATGATGCCTGAACTGACCCTGGAGCCTACGGCGGCGGCCGAGGCCGTTCCCCAGCTGACGCTGGAGCCTACGGCTCCCGAAGTGCCGGAGCCGGAGGAGAAGAAGATCGAGCCGGTGGAGATGGATGAAAAGCTCCTGACCGACGAGGAGAAGAAGGCGGTGGAGGAGTTTTCCCACAAGATCGACGTGCGGGATACCAACATGATCCTGCAGTACGGCGCCGCCGCACAGAAGAGCGTGGCGGGTTTTTCCGAGAGCGCCCTGAATAACGTTCGTAGCAAGGATCTGGGCGAGATCGGGCAGGACCTGAGCCGTCTGGTGGTGGAGCTGAAGGGCTTCGGCGACGGCGAAGAAAAGAAGGGTCTCATGGGCCTGTTCAAGAAGGCCGGGAACCGACTGGAGAGCATGAAGGCCCAGTACGGCAAGGTGGAGGCCAACGTGGAGAAGATCGCCCAGTCTCTGGAGCAGCACCAGATCACGCTGCTCAAGGACGTGGCCATGTTCGACCAGATGTATGAGCTGAACCTGAAGTACTACAAGGAACTGACCATGTACATTCTGGCCGGTAAAAAGCGGCTGGAGGAGGTACGCAGCGGTGAACTGGAGGAGCTTCGCAAGAAGGCGGAGCAGTCCGGCACGGCAGAGGACGCACAGGCCTATAACGATCTGGTGAACCTGTGCAACCGGTTTGAAAAGAAGATCCACGATCTGGAGCTGACCCGGATGGTGTCGGTGCAGATGGGCCCCCAGACCCGGCTGCTGCAGAACAACGACACGTTGATGATCGAGAAGATCCAGTCCTCGCTGGTGAACACCATTCCCCTGTGGAAGAGCCAGATGGTGCTGGCGCTGGGGCTGGAGCACAGCCGTCAGGCCACGGCGGCTCAGAGCGCCGTGACGGAGATGACCAACGAGCTGCTGAAGAAGAACGCCGACACCCTGAAGATGGGGACCATCGCCACCGCCAAGGAGGCCGAGCGCTCCATCGTGGACATCGAGACGCTGCAGCACACCAACCAGCAGCTCATCGAGTCTCTGGACGAGGTGGCCCGCATCCAGCAGGAGGGCGCCGCCAAGCGCAAGGAGGCCGAGGCCCAGCTGGGCCGCATCGAGGGCGAACTGAAGCAGAAGCTGCTGGAGCTGCGTGGTTAA
- a CDS encoding sodium-translocating pyrophosphatase, with product MEKYLVLATFVGSIIALLFVVITAKKVLRFSEGTPLMQKISQSIRQGANAYLKRQYSVVGVFFACMVVVLCVMAACGLLTWFVPFAFLTGGFFSGLSGFIGMKIATASNCRTANACQEGLNRGLRVAFSAGSVMGFTVVGLGLLDISVWFFLLRFVFKLEASAITSAMLTFGMGASSMALFARVGGGIFTKAADVGADLVGKVEAGIPEDDPRNPAVIADNVGDNVGDVAGMGADLYESYVGSIISASALGVAAFSDQAFKAMAIPMVMAAIGIICSIIGTFFVRTDEQADQRTLLKALSRGTNLSAILIAIIACPLVILLLGKEHLGLYFAILAGLIAGVLIGKATEYYTSDTFKPTQDLSSKSQTGAATIIIGGLGLGMLSTAVPIIIVAICILVAYLCSGGAASTGMGLYGIALAAVGMLSTLGITLATDAYGPVADNAGGIAEMAGLAPEVRQRTDALDSLGNTTAATGKGFAIGSAALTALALMASYIEKVKEVGADVTFQDFSLMNPVVLVGLFIGACLPFVFAALTMNSVGRAAQSVVLEVRRQFREITGLMDSKADPDYARCVDLCTKASLHEMILPTIIAVVCPIVVGLILGYMGVVGMLAGATVTGFLMAIYMANAGGAWDNAKKYIEAGHFGGKGSDCHKAGVVGDTVGDPFKDTSGPAINILIKLLSMVSIVFAGLVVNFHLL from the coding sequence ATGGAAAAGTACCTGGTCCTAGCCACATTTGTTGGCTCCATCATTGCGCTTCTCTTTGTGGTCATCACCGCAAAGAAGGTGCTGCGCTTCTCGGAGGGCACCCCCCTCATGCAGAAGATCTCCCAGTCCATTCGTCAGGGTGCTAACGCATACCTCAAGCGCCAGTATTCCGTGGTAGGCGTGTTCTTCGCCTGCATGGTGGTGGTGCTGTGCGTCATGGCAGCCTGCGGTCTGCTGACGTGGTTCGTACCCTTCGCCTTCCTGACCGGCGGCTTCTTCTCCGGCCTGTCCGGCTTCATCGGCATGAAGATCGCCACCGCCTCCAACTGCCGCACCGCCAATGCCTGCCAGGAGGGGCTGAACCGTGGTCTGCGGGTGGCCTTCTCCGCCGGCTCCGTCATGGGCTTCACCGTGGTGGGTCTGGGCCTGCTGGACATCTCCGTGTGGTTCTTCCTGCTGCGCTTCGTGTTCAAGCTGGAGGCCTCCGCCATCACCAGCGCCATGCTGACCTTCGGTATGGGCGCCTCCTCCATGGCTCTGTTCGCCCGTGTGGGCGGCGGCATCTTCACCAAGGCCGCCGACGTGGGCGCCGATCTGGTGGGCAAGGTGGAGGCCGGTATCCCGGAGGACGACCCCCGGAACCCTGCCGTCATCGCTGACAACGTAGGCGACAACGTGGGCGACGTGGCCGGTATGGGCGCCGATCTGTACGAGTCCTATGTTGGCTCTATCATCTCCGCCTCTGCGCTGGGCGTGGCCGCCTTCTCCGATCAGGCCTTCAAGGCCATGGCCATCCCCATGGTCATGGCGGCCATCGGCATCATCTGCTCCATCATCGGCACCTTCTTCGTCCGCACCGACGAGCAGGCCGACCAGCGCACCCTGCTGAAGGCCCTGTCCCGTGGTACCAACCTGTCCGCTATCCTCATTGCCATCATCGCCTGCCCGCTGGTGATCCTCCTGCTGGGCAAGGAGCATCTGGGCCTGTACTTCGCCATTCTGGCGGGCCTGATCGCCGGTGTGCTCATCGGTAAGGCCACGGAGTACTACACCTCCGACACCTTCAAGCCCACGCAGGATCTGTCCTCCAAGTCTCAGACCGGTGCCGCCACCATCATCATCGGCGGTTTGGGTCTGGGTATGCTGAGCACCGCCGTCCCCATCATCATCGTGGCTATCTGCATTCTGGTGGCCTACCTCTGCTCCGGCGGCGCCGCCTCCACCGGCATGGGCCTGTACGGCATCGCTCTGGCCGCCGTGGGTATGCTGAGCACGCTGGGCATCACGCTGGCCACCGACGCTTACGGCCCCGTGGCCGACAACGCCGGCGGCATCGCTGAGATGGCCGGTCTGGCTCCTGAGGTCCGCCAGCGCACCGATGCTCTGGACTCTCTGGGCAACACCACCGCCGCCACCGGTAAGGGCTTCGCCATCGGTTCCGCCGCTCTGACCGCTCTGGCCCTGATGGCCTCCTACATCGAGAAGGTCAAGGAGGTAGGCGCTGACGTCACCTTCCAGGACTTCAGCCTCATGAACCCCGTGGTGCTGGTGGGTCTGTTCATCGGTGCCTGCCTGCCCTTCGTGTTCGCCGCCCTTACCATGAACTCCGTGGGCCGTGCCGCCCAGAGTGTGGTGTTGGAGGTGCGCCGTCAGTTCCGGGAGATCACCGGTCTGATGGACAGCAAGGCCGATCCCGACTATGCCCGCTGCGTGGACCTGTGCACCAAGGCATCTCTGCACGAGATGATCCTGCCCACCATCATCGCTGTGGTCTGCCCCATCGTGGTGGGTCTGATCCTGGGCTACATGGGCGTTGTGGGTATGCTGGCCGGCGCTACCGTCACCGGCTTCCTGATGGCCATCTACATGGCCAACGCCGGCGGTGCGTGGGATAACGCCAAGAAGTATATCGAGGCCGGCCACTTCGGCGGCAAGGGCTCCGACTGCCACAAGGCAGGCGTGGTGGGCGACACCGTGGGCGATCCCTTCAAGGATACCTCCGGCCCCGCCATCAACATCCTCATCAAGCTGCTGAGCATGGTCTCCATCGTGTTCGCCGGTCTGGTGGTGAACTTCCACCTGCTGTAA
- a CDS encoding YhjD/YihY/BrkB family envelope integrity protein, protein MRKGTHPRTALGQTAAQMIRRYYLHDVARDSAALTYYLLFAIFPLLIFVSTLLGILELDVDSIVTGLRQIVPGDVAEVVRGYLEYVSGNASRQLMWFSLVFSIWFPMRATGCLLHSLRKAFGKGQPKNILLDQLKIFLFAIWLMVSIGLTLLMITVGRRALYFVSGIITVPDGFINLWSKLRFVAVALLMFVLVTVLYMLALGRRCPLREVAPGVAVSLAAWMLLSLAFSYYVENLAHYTQLYGSIATIVVVLLWLYMSGTVLILGGELNAVVLHRRTQRRRAAEEKAAEKAARPTRQEAAAQKPSGATQPPRQPQPPKPAEQPGKADPPKPAEPPKQTQGQPPQEAIPPEKEQPERPGKEQSGS, encoded by the coding sequence GCGTAAAGGTACTCACCCCCGCACGGCGCTGGGGCAAACGGCGGCGCAGATGATCCGCCGGTACTATCTCCATGACGTGGCACGGGACAGCGCAGCCCTGACCTACTACCTGCTGTTCGCTATTTTCCCGCTGCTGATCTTCGTCAGCACCCTGCTGGGTATTCTGGAGCTGGATGTGGACAGCATCGTCACCGGCCTGCGGCAGATCGTGCCGGGGGACGTGGCGGAGGTGGTGCGGGGCTATCTGGAATACGTTTCCGGCAACGCCAGCCGCCAGCTCATGTGGTTCAGTCTGGTGTTTTCCATCTGGTTCCCCATGCGGGCCACCGGCTGCCTGCTGCACTCGCTGCGCAAGGCCTTCGGTAAGGGCCAGCCCAAGAACATCCTGCTGGATCAGCTGAAAATTTTTCTCTTCGCCATCTGGCTCATGGTATCCATCGGCCTGACGCTGCTGATGATCACCGTGGGCCGCCGGGCGCTGTACTTTGTGTCGGGGATCATCACCGTACCGGACGGCTTCATCAACCTCTGGAGCAAGCTCCGCTTCGTGGCGGTGGCGCTGCTGATGTTCGTGCTGGTGACGGTGCTGTATATGCTGGCGCTGGGCCGCCGATGCCCGTTGCGGGAGGTGGCACCGGGCGTGGCCGTGTCGCTGGCGGCGTGGATGCTGCTGTCGCTGGCCTTCTCCTATTATGTGGAAAATCTGGCACACTATACCCAGCTCTACGGCTCCATCGCCACCATTGTGGTGGTGCTGCTGTGGCTGTATATGAGCGGGACGGTGCTGATTTTAGGCGGTGAGCTGAATGCGGTGGTGCTGCACCGGCGCACCCAGCGCCGTCGTGCGGCAGAGGAAAAGGCGGCGGAAAAGGCTGCCCGGCCGACACGGCAGGAAGCTGCGGCGCAGAAGCCTTCCGGGGCGACGCAGCCGCCCCGACAGCCACAGCCGCCAAAACCGGCAGAGCAGCCGGGAAAGGCGGATCCACCCAAACCGGCGGAGCCACCTAAGCAGACGCAGGGGCAGCCGCCGCAAGAAGCAATACCTCCGGAAAAAGAGCAGCCGGAACGACCGGGAAAGGAACAGTCAGGCTCATGA
- the trkA gene encoding Trk system potassium transporter TrkA → MKIIIVGNGKVGYAIARQLAVEGHDITMVDSSPVALARADSTLDLMCVEGNGASISVLEEAGARTADLVIAVSNLDETNLVCCLIAKTMGAKHTIARVRNPDYRRDAALLKREIGMDMVINPDLAAAREIARILSFPSASSVEPFAGGRIDMIGIQVTERDRFYGVALSEFHRIRSAEVLICAAQRGDECIIPNGNFVPREGDKLYMVGTKSELQKMLRAMGRTQQRVKTVSLLGGSRIAMYLTWELAVSNTKVCIVEQKHDKCLQLAAQLPTAMIIEGDGTEEELLTSENIFEADAFVSLTGRDEENLLMALTARRAGVPKVLAKMTRPNYMDLVRDMRVGSIVSPKDIVANQITRYVRALANSEGSAVESLYKMLGGAVEALEFTATARSHAVLNKPLRALSLKDDVLVAAIARGSEIIIPSGTSIIQEGDHVVVVTNAHTFDDLGDILA, encoded by the coding sequence ATGAAGATCATCATTGTAGGAAACGGAAAGGTGGGCTACGCTATCGCCCGCCAGCTGGCGGTGGAGGGCCACGACATCACCATGGTGGACTCCTCCCCGGTGGCGCTGGCCCGTGCTGACAGCACCCTGGACCTTATGTGCGTGGAGGGCAACGGCGCCAGCATCAGCGTGCTGGAGGAGGCCGGCGCCCGGACGGCGGATCTGGTCATCGCTGTCAGCAATCTGGACGAGACGAATCTGGTGTGTTGCCTCATCGCCAAAACCATGGGGGCCAAGCACACCATCGCACGGGTGCGGAATCCGGACTACCGCCGGGACGCCGCCCTGCTGAAGCGGGAGATCGGGATGGACATGGTCATCAACCCCGATCTGGCGGCGGCACGGGAGATCGCCCGCATCCTCAGCTTCCCCTCCGCCTCCTCCGTGGAGCCCTTCGCCGGCGGCCGTATCGACATGATCGGCATACAGGTGACGGAGCGGGACCGGTTTTACGGGGTGGCCCTCAGCGAGTTCCATCGTATCCGCTCGGCGGAGGTGCTGATCTGCGCTGCCCAGCGGGGGGACGAGTGCATCATCCCCAACGGCAACTTTGTGCCGAGAGAGGGCGACAAGCTCTACATGGTGGGTACCAAGTCCGAGCTCCAGAAGATGCTGCGGGCTATGGGCCGCACCCAGCAGCGGGTCAAGACCGTGTCCCTGCTGGGGGGCAGCCGCATCGCCATGTATCTCACGTGGGAGCTGGCGGTGAGCAATACCAAGGTCTGCATCGTGGAGCAGAAGCACGATAAGTGCCTTCAGCTGGCGGCCCAGCTGCCTACGGCCATGATCATCGAGGGCGACGGCACGGAGGAGGAGCTGCTGACCAGCGAGAATATCTTCGAGGCGGATGCCTTCGTCTCCCTGACAGGCCGGGACGAGGAGAATCTGCTGATGGCCCTGACGGCTCGGCGGGCGGGGGTCCCCAAGGTGCTGGCCAAGATGACCCGCCCCAACTACATGGATCTGGTCCGGGATATGCGGGTGGGCAGCATCGTCAGTCCCAAGGATATCGTGGCCAACCAGATCACCCGCTACGTCCGGGCGTTGGCCAATTCCGAGGGCAGCGCCGTGGAGAGCTTGTATAAGATGCTGGGCGGCGCCGTGGAAGCGCTGGAGTTCACCGCCACGGCCCGGAGCCATGCGGTGCTGAATAAGCCCCTGCGGGCACTGTCCCTGAAGGACGACGTGCTGGTGGCGGCCATTGCACGGGGCAGCGAGATCATCATCCCCAGCGGCACCAGCATCATTCAGGAGGGCGACCACGTGGTGGTGGTCACCAATGCCCATACCTTCGACGATCTGGGGGACATTCTGGCGTGA
- a CDS encoding DUF6512 family protein translates to MAEKRWRTWETVGLLVVLAAGNLLHFVYDWTGQSPIAAPLAAVNESTWEHMKLFITPWVLWSLVECIALRGHGALLPARGLGLLTGLAAIPALFYTYQGILGRGIMWVDVLIFQLAVLLAFWVSWSVQARRVLDGPVWQILGGVTLLAVWGLAIWWTYAPPQLPLFVDPTDGSRGIPLR, encoded by the coding sequence ATGGCAGAAAAACGGTGGCGCACTTGGGAGACGGTGGGCCTGCTGGTGGTGCTGGCGGCGGGGAACCTGCTGCACTTTGTTTACGACTGGACGGGGCAGAGTCCCATAGCGGCACCGCTGGCCGCCGTCAACGAATCCACATGGGAGCACATGAAGCTTTTCATCACTCCGTGGGTGCTGTGGTCACTGGTGGAATGCATCGCCCTACGGGGCCACGGCGCCCTGCTGCCCGCCCGTGGATTGGGGCTGCTGACGGGCCTTGCGGCCATCCCGGCGCTGTTTTACACCTATCAGGGAATTTTGGGCCGGGGGATCATGTGGGTGGATGTACTGATTTTCCAGCTGGCGGTGCTGCTGGCCTTTTGGGTCAGCTGGAGCGTTCAGGCCCGGCGGGTGCTGGACGGGCCGGTGTGGCAGATCTTAGGCGGCGTGACGCTGCTGGCGGTGTGGGGGCTGGCCATCTGGTGGACCTACGCACCGCCCCAGCTGCCGCTGTTCGTGGATCCCACCGACGGAAGCCGGGGCATCCCACTGCGGTAG